The Solanum pennellii chromosome 4, SPENNV200 genomic interval tcaaaacTCCGTCTTCTCCTAGTTTTAATTCTAAGCATGAGTCTTcatgtaaaagtgttttaatgattcaaataggttttttctagttttaattgaggattttaatgtcaaaaccctaatgaactcatgCTTATGTATATTTCCATCTTTTAACTTAAGAAATGAGTTAAATAAACATTTGTGTAGGGTATGAACattggttttcttattttgttattatgatttagaTACTGACCTAAGGGacatattatgatgaaatatcgAAAAATGTGTTATAGGTAATGGAATCTTGGTTAAATGATGAGTTAGTTATATTGTATAAgtcttattatgaaatgttcttgagtcgtatggtccaccttcttgatGGCAatgtttacttgatgtattTGGATATATTTGGTGTTAATTGTGAGTATGGATTTTACGGACAAAtgtgtgaaatgaagtgataatgaagatcattctttttgatttgtttaattaagcttgaattgtatgtcttgcttagattatgcctaaatcaAGTAATTATATAGTTTGAGCATGCTAGTGTGTACGAAATGATGAATGAATGCATAAACATGACTAGATTTTAAtgttatgaaattgatgatttatacAAAAGATGTGCTCAcacttacacacacactcacacttcgaatgaatgaatgattgaAGTAAAAGAATGTGAAtaaaaaaggggagttttggggtgagcactctttgtgagttgagatgaagtgtttagtagcaacctcattaCATCCCAAGAGATTTGTAATCTAGGTTGGAGGGTGTATACCCATTGTGAGTTTAGACGGGATGTCCAAAATTTATCCTTGACCTTaagtaatgaatgtttaagactccatGATGAAGTTATGCTTAggaccgagaggatttgaagaaggggtgggtgCACATTGTaagtagagatgttgtacccaatgtacctcttgatatGAGTACTCCTTGTTAGTAGAGAGTGAGTTAGTTAGTAGAAATCTcgttatcccttaactatgcgctcACATAGATGTAGCTATTAGAAAATCCACGTAAACGCTAAGAGAAAGACCCCACCCTAAGAAAGTGGGGAAACCTCAtccgataagggtagtatcaggATGCCATGtatagctctcatggtctatgtcagttaaaccTATTTCCACATTAAGGAATGaaagaactaagtcttctaaaagaacatactacttaggataggtggttGTTGGGGACAATATCTATCCAGTGCACTAAGTAAACATTCTAAAAGGGGAGTCTTAGTGTGTTTTATAAGAAATGTATGAACAAAGTATCCTAGAataacgtactacttagggtagttGGTGGTACGGGACACTAGTTATCCAATGCACTACATAGACCtttcgaaaggggagtcttggtgtgaaCTATCATATGTTGTAAATAAAGTTAGATAACTTAACGTATAATTTCATGGAATTATGTTAAAACTATATTCTATGTGATGAAGTTAGGAGTGACTAATGTAGGGTGCTTAATCCAAGGAATtcctcaaggagcactaagtgggagtagtgatatgggatgctactctcttATTGAATTTAGTGTTACTTATAGGTCCTATTGGAGAAGGGTACTTACATTAaatccttcttgtatgaatgtATTTCAAATGTCTATCCAAGAGATGTGGATTTGATTCCTGGAATAGGTAAGACTATGGttggtggtcttaaggatcgcTTTGGTGTGTCTTGAAGGGGGTGTATGGGCGTTCCCTTCTTGTCTCACCTTATGGAGTTTTAGGATAATTTTGTTAGGGAAACCTCTCGGGAAATGAGTTCACATTGCTTGGAATGAGTTGTTCACTGTAACATGCCACTCCTTCACTATGTTTCATTGTATGATTTTTTGAGTTCACTCTAAAGTGACTCCTTATGCTAAAATTATGGAACTCTTTTATTATGTGCTAAATTATGATGCTTATGCTATTTTTACTCTATAAtcataaaactttttattattttgaatgaaagattattttactaaaatgtcccttttcgcattcttttgcatatgtcatacttagtacaagtataGGTTTGAGGCATTTgaagactagaatacaaagcttGGGAATATATCCTCTCAAGATTAAGTATGTCCTCTTATATTCGAGAACATaatttttgtcttaatttatatatttaagaattattatttatgtttcatttaatgtaaagggttgtgtccctaatatatatatgtcgtgtctttaagttggcttgtgtaGATGAGATCAACCCCTagcttttatgaaagatgttctttttactaatttattcgtgaaaagttttaattcagtAATACTTttaatgtcttatgtaatgaatgatagctaaggcTTGTAAAAGACGtctgaaaggtcaagtacgcaattAATCCGATCTAAGGGTGCTCCcctcttctagggtgtactttcgGGTCGTCACAGTTTGAATACCTTATTCTAACCTGAAAACAGTGTTTCAAAGGATAGTTTCATCATATGAGGCTCTAGATTATTTAATGGCCATTCCGAGTGTTACATGTTTTGTCCGCGTCGTGTATTATAATGTCccaaaattattttccaaaaacatCAGGGAACACCTCCGCGACGCAGACTTGTCCATGAAGATAATtcgaaaaatattaaatttaagtttgactttttaaaaaaaggtccAATAAATTTATAGGTGTTTTGGGTACTTTGAGGGTATATTATACACTGAATTTAAGTAAGTTTACACCCATTCCACAATCAAATAACCCAACCATCAATTtagaatcaaataaaaatagaagatcTTCTGTCTCTCAAAACCTTATCTTTACtgaaatcctccattgaagaaccttCAAGTTCCAAGGAAGAAGTTCAATATCTCATGTTTTTAACCGAGATTTCGTTGTTAGATTTATATTTAGTTAAGAttatttcatccttgattcttctctcattGAAGGAGCCAATTTCAAATGCTTTTCAAAAGATCTCAATAACAAGAAAACCCTATTTAAAATTCTAAGCATGTTTAATTCCATACGAAGGTTTTAATTGAAGATTTATGGAGTATTCCATGTTAATTGATGCTTTTATGGATAAAAcatccatgaacccatgtattcTTTGTATTCCTTATTTTTTCTCTAAAGTGGGTATGTTGGTTATGACCTTATTATGTTGAAGTCATGATTGTTAATTATTGAGATGAATAATTGAGATGGATGAATTTGTGGTTTAGACGTATTTTCATTGTAATTGGTATGTTCTATTGATGTGTGCACTTGTTGAAGATGTCAAGCAATGGTAATTGTGGCTATTGGAATGTGTTAAGTTACTTAATTCATGTATTTAATGTataattgatattaaattgcTATTGATTTatatggttcacttatggtgcGGTGTTTATTTGTTATAAACGTTTTGAATATGGACATGTcgacattattatgtgaattgtagtGTGATCATGTTATGGCTTATATGGGTGTGCAAAGTTAAATATGTTATGgtatatatgaatgtataaGATGAAGGTACTTATGTGATGCTTATATGGTCGTATATGGATGCTATCATGTTATTATTGAAAGTAATCTTCTCTTATTGATGATTTATGCTGATGAAGGACTAAGAAGGGTCTTATTAGAATGATGTTGTGTTTTGTGTTGGTAAATTTAGTTGTCCCTACTTGATATATAAGTTACATTGAATAAATTATATGATAAATGTTTTGCCTTGATTTTGTGAATTTAAGTCCCTCTTTTTGATACATGAAAGCTTCTTCAATGTGATATCTTGACTTTGTATGTTCAGGCACCCTTGTCTTGAATTAATGAAATAGTGGAAGTTTAGGATTGGTAGACCTAATAGGTATCCTTCTATAAAAGACTAATATGGaaacttgaatatgaaaaaaaaaggttaatatAGAAGCCTTTAAGTGGTAGACCGTAATGGTTACCTTTCTTGAGAGCGATGATGGACTAAGAGGTAGGTTAGCTAGAACAACATGAAACCATTTCTTAAAAGTCATATGATTtatcctaatgaaccttgatcAGTAAGCCTTGTGGACCCCTTCTTTGAAATTGTATTACGAGTTGGTAGGTCTTAGAGATTgtaccttctctaatacacTTAAATGAATGAACTAACGCAATGAGAACCAAGGAAAGGAATCAAGCGGATATGCGTGTAGTAGTTGTTCTACTTGAAGAATAAGACTAGAGTACAAACAAGCCCTTGATGTTCCTTAACCATTTTCCAACATGGGATGAGTCCTAGTTcgacccttggcaagtagaacagcTTCCACGGTGTGAGGTTTTGATGAAAACATGAGGGTAGTGGAATATTttacatcatggagtatcctcTAGATGTAACTGGCATCGTCGTCCTcattgaggactaagactagcctcttagcttacatcttACAtccataggttaaaaatgcggaaaatttaaaatttctcttGTATCTATCATGAGTTTTACATACACCTCTCGCagacacatatatatattcatatcaagtaTGCATAGAACCTTTGTATAAGAAGAATACATAgtgttctacttttattgcGCATGCAAACACTTACACACAGgaatacatacacacacacacacacatatatatatatatatatataatataagatagTTTTAAAACGGATGTCATATCTAATAACCATCTAAGTAATAGTATAACAATTTGGGTATAACTGATACATCAATACAATTGATCGATATATAGcctatacaatctttagtagTCAAATCGAAGGAAATGAACATAGTGTATTTATGACTAATCAATATCCAATGCTAGAAAGTTGCATTATCCTCAAAATGGTGAGGAGCTACCCAACTTGGAGACTGAGAATGCAAGTCTTGCATCAAAAGTCTTCACAAgaccttcaacgaccggaacctaaaatgttggggaaaatggagaaaatggggttagaaCATCCCTTATACTAAGTAAGAGAGAATATGTAGacacaacataaaatcaagctaaaaagggacattttagtaaagcATGAAACTTACATTGACAAACCTTATGCACTTTCAAGAAtcaatacaaatacatatgacATATTCATTATGTCAAGACCATgaacatcacaagaccaacaatactaggTCTAGTCatgtcaacatgcatatcaacataatttagCTCATAATTAAGACAATTCTTAaatcaagtcataacatcaccaagcatgaataagagttcgtAAAATCATACGCAAAGCAAGACCATTGCTCATGAATCCTCAttaagtccacttgtgcaatgactaagcaaaagCCCTgtaaccttactcaataaagtaaatccaacaagaaccataaacaatgtccaacttcacataatatattattaagagTACTTAACATCATACATTAGAAATAGAGACGAAACACATTTTCATTAGTTAAACCatcatcacatagtgtcatcaACATGTATGATCatcatttaaatatcatttacatttataagcatatacatatataagaaaatccTTCTAACACTTCCCTCAACGCTAACACATGCACTgaataggtagagtcccacacccctacctagactaagctaaaccacttaggtcatcctagttagagttcattcattacttcattttaccttttgggaacatcttcccTTAAcggacatagaccacatgagctaatgtggaatccagtcTCATGGAACCCTACGCAAGGCGGACTAcattccaaggtagtaccaaaacatgaacatagcatctatgtggatcaACTAGTTATTAATCCTATGGGGGGCCACATAGTTCAAGAATAAAGAGacgtagttgggaccctctatatgctacatgcattatagtctccaatctatGAGTACATTAGTAGTCCTACTTTcgctatgtgggaagggacacttctcactcTAATTAACATggttctaagctagagtcccttttgaaatgtctttgttTAACAATAATAACTTAGTTTAGCTCATAGGAGAGTAGTTGACTCCCAaagtacccaaaatacccccaCATCAATTGGACCCTTTTTAGACTAGTCAATCATaacttgaattttcaaaaaactttCAATAGGAAATAAGTCCGCGATGCGGAGCTATTCCCACatgatttttgaatataaaCACCGAGATACTGGAGTTCGTCGTGGCCCAAGACGCAGACAAAAATTTGGTCCTTTATTAACCATGTACATTGCGTAGACTGGTTCCACCTCAGTACATTAAGTTAATGCCTTTAAAATCTTGCTAGCCCAAgtttaggtcctcctcaaggacctctAGGATGGTCATTGGGGCGTcatacccagacgtttcaaccctaaataaatttttctaCATTTTAGGAACCTACAATATCGATTCCAGAATTTTCGACCCTAAATATATTCTTCTACATTTTAGGAACCTACAATATCGATTtgaactccaaacaacacacaAAATATGACAAGACCCACTAGAAAACACTAGCACATCTAAAGGCTAACTTTCGGACATTATGGACATTctttgacgtttcacttccataATCTTCCAAACTGAGCATACTGACTTCTAACACTATAACTAAATCTCTTAATaccttataaactcatgaaacacatgttaTGCTCTGGTTCAACCTTGTTCATTTTTAagggcgttacattctcccccacttggataACATTCGTCCTGGAATGATACATTCTACACTTTAACCACTATCAAGAGATAAGACTCAATACTTAGAATCTCATAACCATAGTGCACCATAAACAATACACATAGACAGGATGAACATCATCTCCACATACAAAAGAGTAAAACCACAACCTCTACAATTTAGCACGCATTAAGACTCAACcttttcatattatataataGAAACTTCCTTATCCTCATATTATCATGATTTTAATCATCAATGCTATTCACATTTCATCCAACTCTCATGTGAACAAAATTATGCGAAATTTTCATGTACTAAAGAAGAAGGTATGCTTACTAGATCACTaatgaaatttttaagaaatttataatGAAGAATGATAATATGAgagatacaataatataaactAATTTTACAACCTAATAATAACttcataataaatcataatgtAAGGCTATCAATGAAAATCATTTTCATCTAGACTCCTAAAAaaatgcaacatgctactatcACTACCTAAATTTCATGCTTGGATAGaatagaagagaaaagaaaccACCACAATCCAACTACTCATCATACTCCCCAACAGAGAAGGAACCCATCAAAACTAAATAGAGAAAATTATAACTTATCAGAATCTTCACCCGATTTGGTCTTAGCTTGGACAAAATAAAAGTGATTAATCTTTGCAGCACCATCATCCCGAGCACTAGGAGGAACTTCTTTGGCCTCTTTTCCTATAGctgcaatagtaggacaatccaTCACCTTATGACCATCCTTAACACAACCAAACCAACCACCTGTACCGGCTAAACCTTTCCCAAAGTGCTTCTTCCCACACctagcacaagtaggcttaaccACTTGGGAACCACTACCACtttcaatattaatatttgGAGCACTAGATGCAGCTTGAATTGGAGCCCTCTTCTTGATCCTAGGTTGGTTTTGCTCCTCCACTATACCACTCTTCAAATTCTTTGTGATCCTTCTATGTTTGGACTCCtcaatggattgagcatacaccataatCCTAGACAAGTTCAAGTCATTATGGAGCATGGTTGAtgacactcttctttcacaaggtcgaCATTTCCGGTcacaaacctgctcatctcatcccttgggtttgCATCCAAGGATGGAACATACCTAGACAACACAGTTAAATTCAAAGAATACTCTTCAACACTCATGTTATATTTCCTAAGGTTTATGAGCTCCTCAACCTTCACCTTCCTCAACTCATGGGGAAATTACATTCCTAAGAAAACCTCCTTATACTCTTGCCACTCTACGGGACCTGActcaaccggcctattatctttccattgagtgtaccacacttgagcaacctcccTCAATCCATACGAAGCTAACTCTGAATTCTCACTAGAAGTCACCGTCATGGCACTCAAAACTTTGTACacaccatcaagaaactcttagGGATCCTGTCCATCCTTAGATCCAAGAAGTGTTTGAGGATTCACTTTAACAAAGTCCCTCAATCTGTAGGTCATAATACTCTTTGAAACATTCACCCTAGGCTCAAAACCCTTATTCACTTGAGTTTTTATGGCTTGCAATAGAGCAAATATAGCCTCTttaatctccccattagtcatgtTCGGGGAAACTCTATCCTCATATaacctctcgctcatagatgtgttgcgactcaAAGCAATGAACAAAACTCTACTAGACCTTGTTTTAACAAGACTTTGAATCCTATGGACTACTTCATAAGTGTATGCTCTAATACTAAGGTTGTAATGACCTGAGGGTATACCCTAAAAGAAATGGCATCCTCAAGTTGCCACATAGTATtcaacctctcagaggtctcaTAAATgaccttagacatcattcattgcataaaaatgtatgaaaaataGTGTGGAAGTAAAACTTTTCCCAAAAAcatctttaaatatattttataggaAGACATAGAAAATGCTATGTCTCTTATAGCCATCTTAGACTCACGAATATGTTGGGTCACAACCCATACATAAAcgaaatagaaatattaaagtcgattaaaatatctttgaaaCAAAAAGCTAAGCATATCTACGTCCTCaaatcaattgaggacatagCACAACTTACTTGAATGAATGATAATATCCAAGCTGCACTTGAAGGACTTCtctcaaatgccacctacacATATAAAAACACATTTAGAGAATTAGTTCAATTCAATGCAATACGTGTGGTGACATGTAGTAAAACTATGATAAAAGGACATGTGTATAAAACATTCTCTTTTGAGGAAAAATTCACAAAACATGTATAAGAACCACGTTTAACATAAACTTCACATACAAGAGGTATTTCAATTAAACTTAAATATAGTATTAACATCATTTCAAGCAATATTAGCATATAACAATCACACCAGAGGTTATCTTatgacttacttaagtaagaaaagaagagaccgcccatacactcTCTTTAATATAACCTAAATAATCATTAATACTACCTAAGGTAatattattctctatttatCATTCAACTCACCACCTAAGGATATACtaagattcacttgagtagAACCTGGAAAGACTATCTACACACCCTCATCAAGCCTACATTATCAACCTTGAAAGCTACCCTTGATGGGGATACTCTTAGTCAATTTACattaaattaagttataatCGTTCATTAGTTAAGTTAAGACATATTACATCAAATAAGGACTTCAcctaatggtcttggagaagacctggGAACCTACACCCTTGCACTTtgaaagcctactcgtgccatgtatAGATAGCTTCCCATTCCACTAAGTAAACATTGTAGAACTTATCTAATGCTAAAATATATCCCACATGATTAGAATAGTCAATAACTGACATATACCTTACATGCTACGCCTTGAATCCATAGTCTAACCAACTTCGGTGGTGGGTGTTCGACTTGCCATTGGTTGAACTAggatacatcccatgtaggtacatggttaagaaatatcaagggtttcttctACTCTAATCTAAACATAAGTAGAGTCACTTTCCAAGCATACTCACTTGGTGTTAGCCTTTGTTATCATAGAGTAGTTAAATAACACAAGACATATGACTAGGCAACACTTCTAGCCATACCTCACCATAATGTCTCTACCAATGATGTGTCCTTAAGGGATGCCACTCAATGGTTAATTATCATAGATttatgactttcttagagatggtttcatcCCGTTCTAGAAAACCtacccctaagtccatcatttaaaaaaatggaatatcattacgactttcaacttaaAGGATATCTCAACCTTCTTTCTAGTTTTAAGGTTCCAAGTTAATTACCCTCTTAATTTTTTCAAGGTTATAATTCACTcatacatacacatacatgacaaaggtACTTCAACCTACTAATTCCATAGTTCATATTTACATTCTTCATGTACCAAGTATAGGGGCAAAGGTCTAcgaaaacaagacacacacatcaCAATCTTATGATATGTATAATAACATTCAGTTACATATAGGGACAACTAAATCTACTACAAGTCACTCTATTCACTCCTATAGAAACATCAATGTACTCCATCACATGACTAAATAGTCAATTAGCAAGAATCATACTTAAACAtcaagactacacacataaggacatcaATATAGTATATCATGATCACCTATAACTAATTAGAAGAATACATGTTTTTTCTTTACACATATACTAAAACACAATCATGCTTCACCTGAAAAACTACACAATCTATCACAAATTattatcacaattcataaagtaatgtcgacaaggccatgttctcaacaaatataacatataagcaccgccaccataagtggaccataccatgAAACACAATTAAgtacctatactacacaatatagagggaattaggtcaacttaccatcATTCCATCAAGAACACCTCAAATCCATAGTCGTTCCAACCAATTGAATTCACAAGGCTCATACCCATATCCATACAAATAAATCCAAACCAATAATAAAACTATGTAATTGAtgtataaagataaaatatgaaaatcatcaaattaaggcAGCCTATATTCAATTCTAACATGATATTTCcataattcaataactaaaagtAATCTATACAATAATTCAATAGAATTAAGTCCAGATCAAATCACCCACATTAAGGACAAATTAACAAAATCATAATTTGCATGGGTTGAAAGAGATTTTATCcttaaaatattgtattaatATCATTTCAATCATAAAACATTGACTCAAAACCttttatgcaagaactcatGTTTAGATTCGAAATAGAGGATTTCATGTTTTCATCGTCTTTGGAGACCATTTTAAATTGGCTACTTAAATAGAAGAGGATTCAATGGTTAAACACCATaccttattttaataaaatccaAGTCAATTTGGAGAAAAATTAATTGAGAATGCACCTTCTAGATTAAACATTAGTTTggcctccaatggaggtttaaGAAAATTTGGTAGAGAagagggtttaggatttttgatttcttattgggTATTGGGGTTTTGTCTTTGAAGAGGGGTTAAATATGACTTAAAAACCATTTTAAACGACTCCCAATGTATCCAAAATACCTCATATCACCCTTTTTAGATAATTCAATCTTAACTTGAATTTTCGGAATTATCGTTAGGAAACAAGTTCGTGAGCAAAACAGCTCCcacatgatttttgaaaataaattcaaagaaCGTGGAGTCCGTTCTGTATCCCGCGCTGTGGACCAAAATTGATCCTTGATGAACCAAGTCCGTAAGACAGACTAGTTCCACCACAGTACAATAAGTTGTTGCCCTGCATCTTGCAACCCTAAGGTTgcgtcctcctcaaggacccctagggcggTACTTGCGGAGTTGTGACCAGACATTTTatccataaatatatttttgttagcaaCCTGTCCTATAAATTTGAACTCCAAAAGATAGAAAAAACATGCCAACAcacactagcacgtctaaagGATAACTTTCAAAtatcatggatgttcttggacatttaacttccaaactcttccaaactCAACATAAAGACttcaaacactatatttaacaatttttgaccttataaactcatgacgaacatgttaggctctatctcaacctagttcatttttaggcGCGTTACAGTAGTCTTGGGAGGGTGTATGGGCGctctcttcttgtcttacttaattaagtcttaggataacctttggtagtAGAGTTGTATGCTTATATGGTTTGAACTATggtaaattctattttttggag includes:
- the LOC107016669 gene encoding uncharacterized protein LOC107016669, which gives rise to MTVTSSENSELASYGLREVAQVWYVPSLDANPRDEMSRIMVYAQSIEESKHRRITKNLKSGIVEEQNQPRIKKRAPIQAASSAPNINIESGSGSQVVKPTCARCGKKHFGKGLAGTGGWFGCVKDGHKVMDCPTIAAIGKEAKEVPPSARDDGAAKINHFYFVQAKTKSGEDSDKL